One Succinivibrio dextrinosolvens DNA window includes the following coding sequences:
- a CDS encoding TrbI/VirB10 family protein produces MFDRIRTGPLSKKWGYLITIGASACILMIVMSGYIINSQNKRAVKAGEKLYSVENNLKYADKVASGIARNLSSKDGSEKAKSDAEPSKYDAKEVFSDNLKETAVSVSTSLSPDQKNVPSPEQSMDTEDYLKEYIKYREKGNLLDRNSKAEDYSYTAEASAERIKERKPKENELNLNRAAEYRKAKAAPTRVELRFNHDETAVSVKPVNDASSSRYSKDESDIFTASDDRHSSFDKAEQTLSRYEVFERDNFTLENEVIKPKTPFALMQGTVIPAVLSTGINSELPGQISAMVTRDIRDSIRGRFLLIPKGSKLLGQYGSTAAFGAQRLFLGFNRIIFPNGHSINIGSMPGQSPDGFAGFEADVDNHFFRILSNCFFLSSITTAASSVQQTYGTTSGAGTLYTTQARELSSDVTEALSRIIERNINLAPTLKVQPGYKFTISLTKDIFFKEPYGVNHEEYFIKY; encoded by the coding sequence ATGTTTGACAGAATCAGAACAGGCCCGCTATCCAAAAAATGGGGCTATCTCATTACTATCGGAGCTTCTGCCTGTATCCTTATGATAGTAATGTCGGGTTATATCATTAATTCTCAGAATAAGAGAGCGGTTAAGGCTGGGGAGAAACTGTACAGTGTGGAGAACAACCTTAAATATGCTGATAAGGTAGCATCGGGGATCGCAAGAAATCTGTCTTCAAAAGATGGTAGTGAAAAGGCTAAAAGCGATGCTGAACCTTCAAAATATGATGCAAAGGAGGTATTCTCAGATAATTTAAAGGAAACTGCTGTTTCTGTTTCAACGTCATTGTCACCAGATCAGAAGAATGTTCCTTCACCTGAGCAAAGTATGGATACGGAGGATTATCTTAAGGAATACATAAAGTACAGGGAGAAGGGGAATCTTTTAGACAGAAACTCAAAAGCTGAGGATTATTCCTACACAGCAGAGGCTTCTGCTGAAAGAATAAAAGAGAGAAAACCAAAGGAGAATGAACTCAATCTTAACCGTGCGGCAGAATATCGTAAGGCAAAAGCTGCTCCTACCAGAGTGGAGCTGCGTTTTAACCATGATGAGACTGCAGTTTCTGTAAAGCCTGTAAATGATGCATCTTCATCTCGTTATAGTAAAGATGAGTCTGATATTTTTACGGCTTCTGATGACAGGCATTCATCTTTTGATAAGGCGGAGCAGACTCTTTCCAGATATGAGGTCTTTGAAAGGGACAACTTTACTCTTGAAAATGAAGTGATAAAGCCTAAGACGCCTTTTGCTCTGATGCAGGGGACTGTCATTCCAGCGGTTCTCTCCACCGGCATCAATTCAGAGCTGCCTGGACAGATAAGCGCTATGGTAACCCGTGATATCAGAGACAGTATCCGCGGCAGATTCCTGTTAATACCTAAGGGATCAAAGCTTTTAGGTCAGTATGGTTCAACTGCCGCATTCGGAGCTCAGCGTCTTTTTTTAGGCTTTAACCGTATTATTTTTCCTAATGGACATTCTATCAATATAGGTTCAATGCCGGGACAGTCTCCTGACGGCTTTGCTGGTTTTGAGGCAGATGTCGATAATCATTTCTTCAGGATCTTAAGCAACTGCTTTTTCCTCTCCTCAATAACCACGGCAGCTTCATCAGTCCAGCAGACTTACGGGACCACATCAGGAGCCGGAACTCTATATACTACCCAGGCAAGGGAACTCTCATCCGATGTTACCGAGGCCTTGAGCCGAATCATTGAGCGTAACATCAATCTCGCTCCAACTCTGAAGGTTCAGCCTGGCTATAAGTTCACCATATCTCTTACCAAGGATATCTTTTTCAAAGAACCTTATGGAGTTAATCATGAAGAGTATTTTATTAAATACTAA
- a CDS encoding VirB8/TrbF family protein, with protein MGTLRSLFKRKEHRDSVTLYTFASSSYMRNVLPLIMGLGGIALGFVSLGYLLLLHKEPQVIPYIVTVDKQGSVIASDRLQSSKEIPETALAAFMCDFIEKAFSMCQDSSLQREYIRKVYSMVDLESQARRYLDGFYNDSELFRSGGNLLADVKIDSVSRLSNNSFQVDYSVITQRFDEITEKHFKSVLSYRIGSISFDNVEEIRLNPLSVLIYEIRTSKKLVKEMNHE; from the coding sequence ATGGGAACTCTAAGATCTTTATTTAAGAGAAAGGAGCATAGAGACTCCGTAACTCTGTATACCTTTGCCTCATCTAGTTACATGAGAAATGTTCTTCCGCTGATTATGGGGTTAGGTGGTATAGCGCTTGGCTTTGTATCGCTTGGTTATCTTCTGCTGCTGCATAAAGAGCCTCAGGTTATTCCCTATATAGTTACAGTAGATAAACAGGGCAGTGTTATTGCCTCCGATCGACTTCAGAGTTCAAAGGAAATTCCCGAAACAGCCCTGGCCGCTTTTATGTGTGACTTTATAGAAAAAGCATTCTCTATGTGTCAGGACAGCTCTCTTCAGCGAGAGTATATCCGCAAGGTTTATTCCATGGTGGATCTGGAAAGTCAGGCCCGTCGCTATCTTGATGGCTTTTATAACGACTCGGAGCTGTTCAGATCTGGAGGTAACCTTCTTGCAGATGTAAAAATCGATAGTGTCTCACGACTTTCTAATAACAGCTTTCAGGTGGACTATTCTGTTATAACCCAGAGATTTGATGAGATAACAGAAAAGCACTTCAAGTCCGTTTTAAGCTATAGAATCGGCAGCATCAGCTTTGATAATGTGGAGGAGATAAGACTTAATCCTCTTTCAGTTCTGATCTATGAGATTAGAACTTCAAAAAAACTTGTTAAGGAGATGAACCATGAATAA
- the trbG gene encoding P-type conjugative transfer protein TrbG → MNKQNVLLISLCFSFACIASDGSEYGGEMSYLDERDLNTIQKLEVLDRRQVSAQAVLPGQVIFTYGSGIPTVVCALFEITDISMEKGERVFTVQLGDSTRWLIDSAVSGSGADRTEHIVVKALDNGLKTSLIIATNRRTYHIALKSSQKDFMPAVSFNYPGHSLKLNSSQYEDSRAAQRFDYSLADNMEPSPRISTVSYQYGTNENSKVEGGSSGRSRNYSYSVEGDDSLLPINAFDDGVNTYIQLPSEFQRNDLPTVFRVTSDGLPLLGEDNTALLNFRIEGHTYVIDGVYDHLRIVSGSDGKSVCADIVKEV, encoded by the coding sequence ATGAATAAACAGAATGTGCTTCTGATTTCTCTTTGCTTCTCCTTTGCCTGTATTGCCTCGGATGGCAGTGAATATGGTGGTGAAATGTCTTATCTTGATGAGCGTGATCTTAACACCATACAGAAACTTGAGGTTTTAGACAGAAGACAGGTTTCAGCTCAGGCTGTGTTACCAGGACAGGTAATATTTACCTATGGCAGCGGAATCCCTACTGTGGTCTGTGCTTTGTTTGAAATAACGGATATCTCCATGGAAAAAGGCGAGCGCGTTTTTACCGTTCAGCTAGGAGATTCTACCCGCTGGCTTATTGACAGTGCAGTATCTGGCAGTGGAGCTGACAGAACCGAGCATATTGTGGTCAAAGCTCTGGATAACGGACTTAAAACATCCCTTATCATAGCCACCAATCGCCGTACCTATCATATTGCTCTGAAATCATCACAGAAGGATTTTATGCCGGCAGTAAGCTTCAATTATCCCGGTCATAGTCTGAAGCTTAATTCTTCTCAGTATGAAGACTCAAGAGCAGCTCAGCGCTTTGACTACTCTCTTGCTGACAATATGGAGCCCTCACCTAGAATTTCTACTGTCTCATATCAGTATGGAACAAATGAAAACAGTAAAGTTGAAGGTGGTAGCTCAGGCAGAAGCCGTAATTACTCCTATTCTGTAGAGGGAGATGATTCACTCCTTCCTATAAACGCCTTTGATGATGGGGTGAATACCTATATACAGCTACCATCTGAATTTCAGCGCAATGATCTGCCTACAGTCTTTAGAGTTACCAGTGACGGGCTGCCTCTGCTAGGAGAAGATAACACTGCTCTTTTAAACTTCCGCATTGAGGGGCATACCTATGTAATCGACGGTGTCTACGATCATCTTCGTATTGTCAGTGGATCAGATGGCAAGTCTGTCTGTGCGGATATCGTAAAGGAGGTCTAG